In the genome of Saccharomonospora viridis DSM 43017, one region contains:
- a CDS encoding DMT family transporter, translating into MAWVILIVSGMFEAVWAIALGKSDGFRKVVPSLIFVGALIISMGGLAIAMRTLPTGTSYAVWVAVGASLAVAYSMATGEESVSILKIVLLLGLIGCVIGLKLVH; encoded by the coding sequence ATGGCATGGGTCATCCTGATCGTCTCCGGCATGTTCGAGGCCGTGTGGGCGATCGCTTTGGGCAAGTCCGACGGTTTCCGGAAGGTCGTTCCCTCGCTGATCTTCGTCGGGGCGTTGATCATCAGCATGGGTGGTTTGGCGATCGCGATGCGAACGCTGCCGACCGGAACCTCCTACGCGGTGTGGGTGGCGGTCGGCGCTTCATTGGCGGTCGCTTATTCGATGGCCACAGGTGAGGAAAGCGTCTCGATTCTGAAAATCGTGCTGTTGCTCGGTCTGATCGGTTGTGTGATCGGTCTCAAACTCGTCCATTGA
- a CDS encoding RrF2 family transcriptional regulator, which produces MRLGQAVEWMLHTCLNLSWVDEPVSTARLADIYRLPSAYLNKQLQALAREKILVSVPGARGGFRLARDPAEISLLDVVVAVEGKAEAFRCAQILRNGPGGDPDVDYSSYCVVSQSMRRAELAWRRELAGRTIADIAADVVRRNPDAPELVRDALTN; this is translated from the coding sequence ATGCGGCTCGGACAAGCGGTTGAGTGGATGCTGCACACATGCCTGAACTTGTCCTGGGTCGATGAGCCGGTGTCGACCGCGCGACTCGCGGACATCTATCGGTTGCCGTCCGCGTATTTGAACAAACAGCTCCAGGCGCTGGCGCGGGAGAAGATCCTGGTCTCGGTTCCCGGGGCGCGGGGTGGTTTCAGGCTCGCGCGTGATCCGGCCGAGATCTCTTTGCTGGACGTCGTGGTGGCGGTGGAGGGCAAAGCGGAGGCCTTCCGCTGCGCCCAGATCCTTCGCAACGGGCCGGGTGGTGACCCGGACGTCGACTACAGCTCCTACTGCGTGGTGTCGCAGAGCATGCGGCGTGCCGAGTTGGCGTGGCGGCGCGAGCTCGCCGGTCGGACGATCGCCGACATCGCCGCCGACGTGGTTCGGCGCAATCCGGACGCGCCGGAGCTCGTTCGGGACGCCTTGACGAATTGA
- a CDS encoding SDR family oxidoreductase, whose product MKIAVLGATGTAGSRVVRRLKDENVDVVAVSRASGVDLVTGDGLVDALAGVDAVVDASNALPPNGSMEWGEALTTATRNVVDACGRRKVSRLVFLSILGAEDPVFDEFPYCVAKREQESIIGESGLNATIVKTTQWYEFATNPAAVVFHDDRVEVQDWLVQPVAADTVADVLVREALDTSGGGQVLIAGPERIRLPELARRRLKTLGDERPVHAIEPDLPVLAEGALLAWERAKVMGPGLEEWLASLRRETTR is encoded by the coding sequence ATGAAGATCGCTGTCCTGGGCGCTACCGGAACGGCCGGTTCCCGCGTCGTGCGGCGTCTGAAGGATGAGAACGTCGACGTCGTCGCGGTGTCCCGAGCCAGTGGTGTCGATCTGGTCACCGGTGACGGTCTGGTCGATGCGCTGGCCGGGGTGGATGCCGTTGTGGACGCGTCGAACGCCTTACCGCCAAACGGCTCGATGGAATGGGGGGAGGCACTCACCACCGCCACGCGCAACGTGGTGGACGCCTGTGGGCGGCGGAAGGTGTCGCGCCTGGTCTTTCTGTCGATTCTCGGGGCCGAGGACCCCGTGTTCGACGAGTTTCCCTATTGCGTGGCGAAACGGGAACAGGAATCGATCATCGGTGAAAGCGGCCTGAACGCCACGATCGTCAAGACCACACAGTGGTACGAGTTCGCGACCAATCCCGCTGCGGTGGTCTTCCACGACGACAGGGTCGAGGTGCAGGACTGGTTGGTGCAGCCGGTCGCGGCCGACACGGTTGCCGATGTCCTCGTCCGAGAAGCCTTGGATACGTCCGGTGGGGGCCAGGTACTGATCGCCGGTCCGGAGAGGATTCGTCTGCCGGAATTGGCCCGGCGTCGATTGAAGACGCTCGGGGACGAGCGGCCGGTGCATGCCATTGAGCCGGACCTACCCGTGCTCGCCGAGGGTGCGTTGCTGGCGTGGGAGCGGGCTAAGGTCATGGGGCCGGGACTGGAGGAGTGGCTCGCCTCGCTGCGGCGGGAAACCACACGATGA
- a CDS encoding helix-turn-helix domain-containing protein: MTGRVDTQRLYEALDAQRRARNLSWRQLARQAGVSPSLLSRMGNGQRPDLDGFVALVQWLGAQAEEFMVWPDERPRDEQPSLESQLALLLRARDDLDEADREYLLDIVRATMRRIKADRRGV, translated from the coding sequence ATGACGGGCCGGGTGGACACGCAACGGCTCTACGAAGCACTCGACGCGCAACGCCGCGCACGGAACCTGTCGTGGAGACAACTCGCGCGACAGGCCGGGGTGAGCCCGTCCCTGCTCAGCAGGATGGGCAACGGTCAACGTCCCGACCTGGACGGCTTCGTCGCGCTCGTGCAATGGCTGGGCGCGCAGGCCGAGGAGTTCATGGTGTGGCCCGACGAACGACCACGCGACGAGCAACCCTCACTGGAAAGCCAGCTGGCCCTGTTGCTGCGCGCCCGCGACGACCTCGACGAGGCGGACAGGGAATACCTGCTGGACATCGTGCGCGCCACGATGCGCCGGATCAAGGCGGACAGACGGGGGGTCTGA